TTGTATGACGCCGACAGAAATTTCTGTTGCGGAAAAGAGTGGTGCGCAGCTGGTAAAACTGTTTCCTGGTAATGTGCTCGGACCTGGCTTTGCAACTGCTATCAAGCCGCTGTTTCCTGGACTGAAATTCATGCCTACCGGCGGTGTAGAGCCTACTGAGGCAAGTATGCAGCGTTGGTTTGATGCCGGTGTTGTATGTGTTGGTATGGGGTCCAATCTGCTGTCTAAGGCAGTGATCGAGAACCGCGACTGGGCAGCATTGAAAGAAAAAGTTATGCAAACGTTTGCAATTCTGAAAGCCTTAGCGTAAATTCAGCCACTTTATAAATTCCAAAATCAGCCGAAATGAATTCCACAACTTTAGGTAAATATCGCTGGGGCATCTGCGCGTTGTTATTCTTTGCGACCACGATTAATTATGTAGACAGGCAGGTAATAGGCTTATTGAAGGATACGCTGACGAAAGAGTTTAGCTGGACAGAGAAAGACTATAGTTATATTGTTACGGCATTTTCTGCCGCCTATGCATTGGGTTTACTGGGCTTTGGCCGTTTGATAGACAAAATAGGCAGTAAGCTGGGGTATACTGTATCTGTAGCTATCTGGAGTATTTCTGCCATGGCACATGCTGCTGCCCGTTCCACATTTGGCTTTGGTGCTGCCCGTTCTGTACTGGGTGTGAGCGAAGCCGGTAACTTCCCTGCAGCTATCAAAACGGTAGCGGAATGGTTTCCTAAAAAAGAGCGGGCACTGGCCACCGGATTATTTAACTCCGGCGCCAACATTGCTGCCATCGTAGGCCCACCGGCTGTTTATTGGATCCTGACATCCTACCACTGGCAAACGGCCTTTATCTGGACCGGTGCTATTGGTTTTATCTGGCTGATATTCTGGTGGATGTTTTATGAAGTTCCTGCCAAACAGAAACGTTTGTCAAAAGAGGAATATGCCTTTATTCACAGCGATAACGAAGAAGTAAAAGACGTAGAAGAGAAACCACAGTCTGTAAAATGGGGTAAGCTGTTTACGGTGCGTCAGACATGGGCTTTCGTATTTGGTAAACTGCTGACAGATCCTGTATGGTGGTTCTTCCTGTTTTGGTTGCCTACCTATCTTACCTCTACCTATCACCTGGATATGGAATCAACCAAAGGCTGGCCGTTGGTAGTTGTATATTCTATTTCCAGCGTTGGTAGCATCTTTGGTGGATGGTTATCTTCTTACCTGATCAAAAAAGGCTGGCCTGTATTTAAAGCGAGAAAAGTTTCTATGCTGGCATTTGCCATTGCAGTGGTACCGGTAGTAATAGTACCACATGTCAACAATCTGGCTGTAGGCCTGGGATTGATCGGACTGGCTACTGCAGCGCACCAGGCATGGTCTGCAACCATTTTCACCACGGTATCTGATATGTTCCCTAAAAAGGCGGTTAGTTCTGTAGTAGGTATTGGTGGTATGGCCGGTTCCGTGGGAGGTTCACTGTTCCCGCTGCTGGTAGGTGTTATCCTTGATCATTACAAAACACTCAATAATATTTCAACAGGATATGGTATTATCCTGACTGTCTGCGGTGTTGCCTACCTGGCAGCCTGGCTGCTGATGCATGCATTTGCCCCAAGAATGGAGCAGGTACAGCTGGATGAGCCAATTACTGCAGATGATAAAAAGAACGCAGTTTATAGCAATTAAGCACGCTATCAAAGGGCTTCATAGTTTAAGAAGAGTACCAGGCATGTAGAGTCAGGGGATGCGGCCCTGACTCTTTTTTTATGTCAATGACCAGCAATTGATTTAAGTTTTTTGTTTCTCCGTCCGCCGGAGGGGAAAGTTCTGCCCAACAAAAAACGGGCTGCCGCAGGCAGCCCGTTTTTTGTTGTTATTGTCCGTCCGCCACCGGCGGACGGACAATAACAACAATCGTAAAAAAGAAAGTCTTTACAAACTCACACCACGTTTCCACGGGATAAAATCATCCTGGTGCAGTAACTCAGCTTTGGTATGTACTTCACCGCTGGCGGTTTGTATCACATATTCCAGGATCTGCTCACCCATATCAGCGATGCTGTGCTGGCCGCTGATGATGGAGCCGGTATCGATATCAATGATATCAGGCATGCGGGTAGCCAGTTTGGTGTTGGTAGCGAGTTTTACTACCGGTGCAATCGGGTTGCCGGTAGGAGTACCTAAACCAGTGGTAAACAGTACAACGTTTGCGCCGGAACCAACTTCTGCGGAGGTAGACTCCACATCATTGCCTGGTGTGCAAAGCAGGTTTAATCCTGGTTTGGTAACATATTCTGTATAATCCAGTACATCAGTTACAGGAGAGGTACCTCCTTTTTTAGCTGCACCGGCGGATTTAATCGCATCTGTGATCAGGCCGTCTTTGATATTGCCAGGAGAAGGGTTCATGTAGAAACCGGAACCTACTGACTGCGCCTGGTTTTCATACGCACGCATAATGCGGATGAATTTCTCCGAAGTATTTTCGGTTGTACAACGGTTGATGAGCTCCTGTTCCACACCGCAGAGCTCAGGGAACTCAGAGAGGATAGAAGTACCGCCCAGTGCCACGAGCAGGTCGGAGGTATGACCTACTGCAGGGTTGGCAGAGATACCGGAGAATCCGTCGGAGCCGCCGCATTCCAGGCCTATTACCAGTTTAGATAACGGACTTGGCTGACGGGTATCCTTGTTAGCTGCTACCAGTGCCAGGAAAGTATCTTTGATGGCGGAAGAAAGCATCGAAAATTCAGAAGGACTCTTCTGTTGTTCATAAACCAGGATTGGTTTATTGAAAGATGGATTGAGTTTTTTCACCGCTTCCTGCAGGATGGATACCTGCGCGTGCTGGCAGCCCAGACTGAGCACGGTGGCACCTGCTACGTTAGGGTGGTGGATGTAACCAGCCAGGAGGGCGCAGAGCGCGTCTGAGTCCTGGCGTGTACCGCCGCAGCCACCTTCGTGGGTGAGGAATTTAATACCATCTATATTAGGAAATATTTTGCTACGCTTGTCCGTGTTGCTGGCAGCGCCGGCTTCATATTGCTTAATCGCTTCTAAATCACCTTTTTTATAGAGTTCCACGAGGTCAGTTACCTGTTCGTTGTAAATCTCTGCAGGAGCGAATCCAAGGCCTTTCTCGAAAGCTGTTTTGATCACGCTTACATTCCTGTTTTCACAGAATACCAGTGGAATTACCAGCCAGTAGTTACGGGTACCTACCTGCCCGTCTGCCCGTTGATAGCCCATGAAGGTGCGGTCTTTCCATTTGCTGATATCCGGTGCCTGCCATTGCTGGCTGCCTTCTTTTTCGTGGAAGGCATTGGCATCGTGTACTACGTTTTCGGTAGTCATGATGCCACCCTGGCGAATCGTCGTAACAGCTTTGGCAACCAGTACACCGTACATGATTACAGGTTCGCCACTGTTAATATCGTTAATGAGAAATTTATGTTTAGCGGGAGTGTTTTGCAGCAATTCTATCTCCTGGCCGTTGAATGTAATTTTTGTTCCAGCCTGTAAATCTTGCAATGCAACCAGCACATTATCGGCCGGATGTATTTGTAAATAACTGTTCATAAAAGCTAAAGTAGTAAATAAGGCAGCCGGCTGGTAATACTATCCTATTAATCCCTGATAACATTTTGCCTTCTTGCCAAATCAACGGAAATCGTTAACAGCAGCAAGTTACAAATGAATCAGGAAAAGATAAATTCAAATTAAAAGGTTTAAATACCATCTGAAAAAAAGATTATGCAAACGTTTGAACAATTATTACATTGTATCATCTTTCCGGCATAAAGCCGGAATATTTAGTGAACAATGAAAACTGGATGACTATGCGCAAAGCTTACTCACCTTATAAATCTATAGCCCTATGCGGTTAATAAAATTATTCCACGTACTGACAGCGGCTGTGATGGCGCTTTCAGTGAATTTACAGGCACAATCGAAGCCGGCACCATCAGATTTCCTGGAAAAAGCCTGGCAGCAAGCCGGCGGCGCCACTGCTTTTGCAGGCAGGGATGCCTGGCGTAACGAGCTGAAATCTACCATACAGCAGCGTATCAATACACTGCCAGCGGCTACCAAAGCCGGACTGATAGAGGATGCGGAGAAAGCTTTGACTTTTAAATGGCCAGCTGTTACCGCTGATCTTTACCTGCAGTACCGCGACAATGGCAACAGGATTAATTTCGAAACCGTACAGGGCGAGCGCCGCAGAATGATGGTAGCACTGATAGCCGGTGAGCTGGTGGAACATAAAGGACGTTTTATGCCGCAGATAGCCAACGGCCTGTGGCTGGTGCTGGAAGAAAGCACCTGGGTATTACCTGCACATATTGGTGTGCAGAAATCTGGTGCCAACCTCCCCGATCCATCAGAGCAGATCATTGACCTGGTAGCAGGAGAAACCGCTGTAACACTAAGCTGGGCGCAGTTCCTGCTGAGAGAGGACCTGGACAAATATTCCGTGATCATCAACAAACGGATAGATTATGAACTGGACCGCCGTATCTACACCCCTTATCTGCAACGCGATGATTTCTGGTGGATGGGCTTCAAAGGTGGTCAGGTCAATAACTGGAACATCTGGATAAATAATAACATACTTAAAACTGCACTGCTCAATCTTGATAACACCGACAAACGCAATGCGGTTATCGCTAAAAGTATACGTAGTGCCGATAACTTCGTAAATGCCTATGCGCCCGATGGTGGCTGCGATGAAGGGCCGTCCTACTGGGGACATGCCGGTGGTAAGCTGATTGAAATGCTGGAATCCTTACAAAGCGCATCAGGCGGTAAGCTGGATTTCAGTAAAAACCCGCTCATGCATGCCATTGGCGCCTATATCTATAAAATGCATGTGGATAGTAACAGGTTCGTGAATTTTGCAGATGCTTCTGCCAGAAGTATCCCGCCACCACAGGATGTATTCATGTACGGCCAGTTATATCACGATACGCTGCTGACAAAGTTCGGTTCCTACCTGTATGGATTGGGACACCCTGATAAAGAAAGATTAAAAGCGAGTGCACTGGCTGAATTCGTATATGAGTTACTGTTGGGAGATGATATCCGGAGAACCCCGGCTGCGGCGCCTTATACTGCTGTCAACTGGCTACCTGATCTGCAGGTACTTTCCCTGCGTTCCAGGGCCGGTACGCCGAAAGGCTTATTCCTGGCGGCACAGGGCGGACATAATGCAGAGAGTCATAACCATAACGACGTAGGTAATTTTGTACTTTATGTAAACGGGCAACCCGCCATCATTGATGTTGGCGTAGGCACCTATACAAAGCAAACGTTTAGCAAAGACCGTTATCAGCTTTGGTATATGCAGAGTCAGTGGCATAACTGCCCTACCATTAACGGCATACAGCAGCAGGATGGCCGCAGGTTTCAGGCTGGTGACGTTTCTTTTAAGCAACGTCCTGACGGTGGTTTGCTGAAGATGGATATTGCTAAAGCATACCCTGAAGCAGCGCTGGTAAACAGCTGGGTGCGTACCTGGAATTTTACAGCCAATAATGCTACCGTGGTGCTCACGGATGAATATGACCTGAAAGAGTGGAAAGAGGCTTTCCGCTGCAATCTGATGAGTCCACAGGCGCCGGATACCAGCAAGGCAGGCGTACTGGTTATCAAAGGTAATGGCAATGACCTGGTGGTAAACTATGATCCGGCATTGCTGGAAGTGACTACCACACAGCAACCTATTGATGATCCACGCCTTTCCTCCGTATGGGGCAATAGCGTTACGCGTATTAGTATGGTTGCTAAAAAGCAGCAGCTGCGCGGAAAATACACCATCAAATTTGCGTTAAAATAGCATTGGGTGGCTATGGCTGCCCAGCTCACCAAATATTTTTTCAATGCCGCAAACGCAATACCGGCGTGTATTATAATCGATTGCATAAAATATCGCTTGGATTATTGCAAACGTTTGCATTAAATTAGGGTTTTAATAGCCCGGCATCTGACAGAAACAGCAAAAACCAGATCGTTTGGAAAGAAGGAATTTTTTAAAGATGGCCCCGCTGGCCGGAATAGCGGGAATGGCAGCACCTTCCAGGGCGCTGGCAGGAACAGGA
This window of the Chitinophaga sp. Cy-1792 genome carries:
- a CDS encoding MFS transporter, which codes for MNSTTLGKYRWGICALLFFATTINYVDRQVIGLLKDTLTKEFSWTEKDYSYIVTAFSAAYALGLLGFGRLIDKIGSKLGYTVSVAIWSISAMAHAAARSTFGFGAARSVLGVSEAGNFPAAIKTVAEWFPKKERALATGLFNSGANIAAIVGPPAVYWILTSYHWQTAFIWTGAIGFIWLIFWWMFYEVPAKQKRLSKEEYAFIHSDNEEVKDVEEKPQSVKWGKLFTVRQTWAFVFGKLLTDPVWWFFLFWLPTYLTSTYHLDMESTKGWPLVVVYSISSVGSIFGGWLSSYLIKKGWPVFKARKVSMLAFAIAVVPVVIVPHVNNLAVGLGLIGLATAAHQAWSATIFTTVSDMFPKKAVSSVVGIGGMAGSVGGSLFPLLVGVILDHYKTLNNISTGYGIILTVCGVAYLAAWLLMHAFAPRMEQVQLDEPITADDKKNAVYSN
- a CDS encoding UxaA family hydrolase, with the translated sequence MNSYLQIHPADNVLVALQDLQAGTKITFNGQEIELLQNTPAKHKFLINDINSGEPVIMYGVLVAKAVTTIRQGGIMTTENVVHDANAFHEKEGSQQWQAPDISKWKDRTFMGYQRADGQVGTRNYWLVIPLVFCENRNVSVIKTAFEKGLGFAPAEIYNEQVTDLVELYKKGDLEAIKQYEAGAASNTDKRSKIFPNIDGIKFLTHEGGCGGTRQDSDALCALLAGYIHHPNVAGATVLSLGCQHAQVSILQEAVKKLNPSFNKPILVYEQQKSPSEFSMLSSAIKDTFLALVAANKDTRQPSPLSKLVIGLECGGSDGFSGISANPAVGHTSDLLVALGGTSILSEFPELCGVEQELINRCTTENTSEKFIRIMRAYENQAQSVGSGFYMNPSPGNIKDGLITDAIKSAGAAKKGGTSPVTDVLDYTEYVTKPGLNLLCTPGNDVESTSAEVGSGANVVLFTTGLGTPTGNPIAPVVKLATNTKLATRMPDIIDIDTGSIISGQHSIADMGEQILEYVIQTASGEVHTKAELLHQDDFIPWKRGVSL
- a CDS encoding heparinase II/III family protein, with amino-acid sequence MRLIKLFHVLTAAVMALSVNLQAQSKPAPSDFLEKAWQQAGGATAFAGRDAWRNELKSTIQQRINTLPAATKAGLIEDAEKALTFKWPAVTADLYLQYRDNGNRINFETVQGERRRMMVALIAGELVEHKGRFMPQIANGLWLVLEESTWVLPAHIGVQKSGANLPDPSEQIIDLVAGETAVTLSWAQFLLREDLDKYSVIINKRIDYELDRRIYTPYLQRDDFWWMGFKGGQVNNWNIWINNNILKTALLNLDNTDKRNAVIAKSIRSADNFVNAYAPDGGCDEGPSYWGHAGGKLIEMLESLQSASGGKLDFSKNPLMHAIGAYIYKMHVDSNRFVNFADASARSIPPPQDVFMYGQLYHDTLLTKFGSYLYGLGHPDKERLKASALAEFVYELLLGDDIRRTPAAAPYTAVNWLPDLQVLSLRSRAGTPKGLFLAAQGGHNAESHNHNDVGNFVLYVNGQPAIIDVGVGTYTKQTFSKDRYQLWYMQSQWHNCPTINGIQQQDGRRFQAGDVSFKQRPDGGLLKMDIAKAYPEAALVNSWVRTWNFTANNATVVLTDEYDLKEWKEAFRCNLMSPQAPDTSKAGVLVIKGNGNDLVVNYDPALLEVTTTQQPIDDPRLSSVWGNSVTRISMVAKKQQLRGKYTIKFALK